A genomic window from Motilibacter aurantiacus includes:
- a CDS encoding APC family permease, with translation MSTLTTFDVTTADDAARLRLLGYEQQLRRSLGMRGNLALGFATISPVVGLYGVALVGLAVAGGLWVWALPVALAGQACLVSVYAELAARFPVAGGAYQWTRRVLPSARYAWMTGWLSLCAFLAANTTIAYLAAPWVWAALGDTPGPALHVATAAVFLLACSAVNTYGIEPLRRLVSLGIAAEIVASVVVGLVLLLAFREQGLSVLTDSLGAEAAFGGSSLAAGLAVLAVAGWAFLGMDACIASSEETRDAARHVPRAVWAALLSVGAIVVLDAVAVTLAHPDPSLVPAGADVDPVTTAVTQGFGDWATKPFAVLVLVAFVACGMAAQGATARMMWSMSRDEVLPGSRALQRLNRHQAPVGAIAGVTLVGGAGLLLGLDSTAMGSLLAFGTAVAYLVFLLIAVAALIGRLTGRWQPAGGARRARRGLALNVAAVAWLGFEFVNVAWPREQLAPPDAPWYQVWAAVLVTVLALAAGTFYLLVAQPHRRVAAASSFAGGGAR, from the coding sequence ATGTCCACCCTGACCACCTTCGACGTCACCACGGCCGACGACGCCGCGCGCCTGCGCTTGCTCGGCTACGAGCAGCAGCTGCGGCGCAGCCTGGGCATGCGCGGCAACCTCGCCCTCGGCTTCGCCACCATCTCCCCGGTCGTCGGGCTCTACGGCGTCGCCCTCGTCGGGCTCGCCGTCGCCGGCGGGCTCTGGGTGTGGGCGCTGCCCGTCGCCCTCGCCGGCCAGGCCTGCCTGGTCTCCGTCTACGCCGAGCTCGCAGCGCGCTTCCCCGTGGCCGGCGGCGCCTATCAATGGACCAGACGCGTCCTGCCCAGCGCGAGGTACGCGTGGATGACCGGCTGGCTGTCCCTGTGCGCCTTTCTCGCGGCCAACACCACGATCGCCTATCTGGCCGCGCCGTGGGTGTGGGCCGCCCTCGGCGACACCCCGGGCCCCGCCCTGCACGTCGCCACCGCGGCGGTGTTCCTCCTGGCGTGCTCGGCCGTCAACACGTACGGCATCGAGCCGCTGCGCCGGCTGGTGTCCCTCGGCATCGCGGCCGAGATCGTGGCCTCCGTCGTGGTCGGGCTGGTGCTCCTGCTTGCCTTCCGGGAGCAGGGCCTGTCCGTCCTGACCGACTCGCTCGGTGCCGAAGCGGCCTTCGGCGGGTCGTCGCTCGCCGCGGGGCTCGCCGTGCTCGCGGTCGCGGGCTGGGCGTTCCTCGGCATGGACGCCTGCATCGCCTCCAGCGAGGAGACGCGCGACGCCGCCCGCCACGTGCCGCGCGCGGTCTGGGCGGCGCTGCTGTCGGTCGGCGCCATCGTCGTGCTCGACGCGGTCGCCGTCACGCTCGCCCATCCGGACCCGTCGCTCGTCCCCGCCGGCGCCGACGTGGACCCGGTCACGACCGCGGTGACCCAGGGCTTCGGCGACTGGGCGACCAAGCCGTTCGCCGTGCTCGTGCTCGTGGCCTTCGTCGCCTGCGGCATGGCCGCCCAGGGGGCGACCGCGCGGATGATGTGGTCGATGTCGCGCGACGAGGTGCTGCCGGGGTCGCGCGCCCTGCAGCGGCTCAACCGCCACCAGGCCCCGGTCGGCGCGATCGCAGGCGTGACGCTCGTCGGGGGCGCAGGGCTGCTGCTCGGCCTCGACTCCACCGCGATGGGCAGCCTGCTCGCGTTCGGCACGGCGGTCGCGTACCTCGTCTTCCTGCTCATCGCCGTCGCGGCGCTCATCGGGCGGCTGACCGGCCGCTGGCAGCCCGCCGGAGGTGCCCGCCGCGCCCGACGCGGGCTCGCGCTCAACGTCGCGGCCGTGGCGTGGCTGGGCTTCGAGTTCGTCAACGTGGCGTGGCCGCGCGAGCAGCTCGCCCCGCCGGACGCGCCGTGGTACCAGGTCTGGGCCGCCGTTCTCGTGACCGTCCTCGCGCTGGCCGCCGGCACGTTCTACCTGCTGGTCGCGCAGCCGCACCGACGCGTCGCCGCGGCCTCCTCGTTCGCCGGCGGCGGTGCGCGGTGA
- a CDS encoding amidohydrolase, which translates to MSAPPQADLAVLGARVHTLVPGAAPATALAVSGGRIVAVGDERDVKTTIGGRTQVLEAPGQVVVPGLVDAHVHLGIGLEQERGVDLSAVAGRAGLRSAIAAAAAATAPGEWVVAHGLDYGAVDDLATAARDVDTAAGGRPAWVWLADLHTVLLSSAAVRLGGLTGAERFADRSSVAVDGAAVVREMSAVGLAARALPAGTVPELADRLETLLQAKAATGLTGVHVLDSWGDTHDALSLLDAEGRLPLRVVSAPWCTAGTAGETVALAAARAGRPGRRYRVAAVKAFLDGVVDAGTAWLAEPDACGECQAPQWLDPVDYRRAVLAAADAGLPTWTHAIGDAAVAYALDTYALAPRPRTARHRVEHLEVLADADVRRFRALDVVGSVQPAHMDWSDPGLADPWSRRVGAGRVRRAWRLGDLAAAGATLALGSDWPISSSDPRRTLASAALRAPVGTGRPAYGGAGQALGPAQALAAMTTGPAYALREEAVAGRLAVGMRADLTVLGGDPVACAPEELPGLPVLATVVGGQVVHGAPG; encoded by the coding sequence GTGAGCGCGCCTCCCCAGGCCGACCTGGCCGTGCTCGGGGCGCGGGTGCACACCCTCGTCCCGGGCGCCGCCCCGGCCACCGCCCTGGCCGTCAGCGGCGGCCGCATCGTCGCGGTGGGGGACGAGCGCGACGTGAAGACCACGATCGGCGGGCGTACCCAGGTGCTCGAGGCGCCCGGGCAGGTCGTCGTGCCCGGCCTGGTCGACGCGCACGTCCACCTCGGCATCGGGCTCGAGCAGGAGCGGGGCGTCGACCTGTCCGCCGTGGCCGGGCGTGCCGGCCTGAGGTCCGCGATCGCCGCCGCCGCAGCGGCCACCGCCCCGGGCGAGTGGGTGGTGGCGCACGGGCTGGACTACGGCGCCGTCGACGACCTGGCCACCGCGGCGAGGGACGTGGACACGGCGGCGGGAGGGCGCCCGGCCTGGGTGTGGCTCGCCGACCTGCACACGGTCCTGCTCAGCTCGGCCGCCGTGCGGCTGGGCGGCCTCACCGGGGCGGAGCGCTTCGCCGACCGGTCGAGCGTGGCCGTCGACGGCGCCGCCGTGGTCCGGGAGATGTCGGCCGTCGGTCTCGCGGCGCGGGCGCTGCCGGCCGGGACGGTGCCGGAACTGGCCGACCGGCTCGAGACGCTGCTGCAGGCGAAGGCCGCGACCGGGCTCACGGGGGTGCACGTGCTCGACTCCTGGGGCGACACGCACGACGCGCTGTCGCTGCTGGACGCCGAGGGGCGGCTGCCGCTGCGGGTGGTCAGCGCCCCCTGGTGCACCGCGGGCACCGCGGGAGAGACGGTCGCGCTCGCCGCGGCCCGGGCCGGCCGGCCCGGCCGGCGCTACCGGGTCGCGGCGGTCAAGGCGTTCCTCGACGGCGTGGTCGACGCCGGCACCGCCTGGCTCGCCGAGCCGGACGCCTGCGGCGAGTGCCAGGCCCCGCAGTGGCTGGACCCCGTCGACTACCGGAGGGCCGTGCTCGCCGCCGCCGACGCCGGGCTGCCGACGTGGACCCACGCGATCGGCGACGCGGCCGTCGCCTACGCCCTCGACACCTACGCGCTGGCCCCGCGGCCGCGGACGGCGCGGCACCGGGTCGAGCACCTCGAGGTGCTCGCGGACGCAGACGTCCGGCGCTTCCGCGCCCTCGACGTGGTCGGCTCGGTCCAGCCGGCGCACATGGACTGGTCCGACCCCGGGCTGGCCGACCCCTGGTCCCGGCGGGTCGGCGCGGGACGGGTGCGCCGCGCGTGGCGGCTGGGCGACCTGGCCGCCGCGGGAGCGACGCTCGCGCTCGGGTCCGACTGGCCGATCAGCAGCAGCGACCCCCGGCGCACGCTCGCCAGCGCGGCGCTGCGCGCCCCCGTCGGCACGGGCCGGCCGGCGTACGGCGGGGCCGGGCAGGCGCTCGGCCCCGCGCAGGCTCTCGCCGCGATGACGACCGGGCCGGCGTACGCCCTGCGCGAGGAGGCCGTCGCCGGCCGGCTCGCCGTCGGCATGCGGGCGGACCTGACCGTGCTCGGCGGCGACCCGGTGGCCTGCGCGCCGGAGGAGCTGCCCGGGCTGCCCGTACTGGCGACGGTCGTGGGCGGGCAGGTGGTGCACGGGGCCCCGGGCTGA
- a CDS encoding TetR/AcrR family transcriptional regulator C-terminal domain-containing protein — MPRTTTAPLTRDSIARAALDLLDERGSAGWTMRALADRLGVRAPSLYSHVANQDEILDAVHEQINSEIDLDALEGDDLRTALTDCARSYRAAYVRHPHATALIAHRPIGTDSALRVYDAILRTLLRHGVPAGEAMRFTAVLDYLVLGSAVETFIGGFGEAADYREAYPSLAAALQACDRDCIDEEGFELGLARLVEAVVAASTER, encoded by the coding sequence ATGCCACGCACGACCACCGCGCCCCTGACCCGCGACTCCATCGCGCGCGCAGCGCTCGACCTGCTCGACGAGCGGGGGTCGGCCGGCTGGACCATGCGGGCGCTCGCGGACCGGCTGGGCGTCCGAGCGCCGTCGCTCTACAGCCATGTCGCGAACCAGGACGAGATCCTCGACGCCGTCCACGAGCAGATCAACTCCGAGATCGACCTCGACGCGCTCGAGGGGGACGACCTGCGGACGGCGCTGACCGACTGCGCCCGCTCGTACCGCGCCGCGTACGTCCGGCACCCGCACGCGACCGCGCTCATCGCGCACCGGCCGATAGGCACCGACTCCGCCCTGCGGGTGTACGACGCGATCCTGCGCACGCTGCTCCGGCACGGCGTGCCCGCCGGCGAGGCGATGCGCTTCACCGCCGTCCTCGACTACCTCGTGCTCGGGTCGGCCGTCGAGACGTTCATCGGCGGGTTCGGCGAGGCCGCCGACTACCGCGAGGCGTACCCGTCACTGGCCGCCGCCCTGCAGGCGTGCGACCGCGACTGCATCGACGAGGAGGGCTTCGAGCTGGGCCTGGCCCGCCTCGTGGAGGCGGTGGTGGCCGCGAGCACGGAGCGGTGA
- a CDS encoding DUF2079 domain-containing protein — MTERPPLLERPPQLEGAGRAPRRPVGPHAVAVPAVALALAAVHATLGLLAYRNFRVGSWDLLLFDETVRGYAGWGSPVQPALGVHLDVGPDLIALGDHFSPILVLLAPLYWVWDDPRMLILAQAALIAVSIGLAWVIARRALGPGIAYAVAVATGLAWPLQEASVVGFHEVLFAVPLILLACERLQAHRPGQAAAWAASLMLVKEDMGFVTVMFGVLLALRGQRRLGAGLAAAGLLGAYLSTSVIVPAFYGHGSPDGDYYEAFFAALPDPVETLEVIFTPVQKEETVLWLLAPFAFLPLASPVVLLTLPQLGERAISSNPNHWGLEQHYNAVLLPVLVVAAVEAARRLPLRWRQAFAAYAVLAAVVLCARFPFADLADRETWRLDAHERAAAQAVAAVPDGVTVEADNEIGPHLADRGTVLLLDKTPRDAPWVVVDVARSSFPIDSLAVQRDRVALLQSRGYELVLDNGSYAVLRRP; from the coding sequence GTGACGGAGCGCCCCCCACTGCTCGAGCGCCCGCCCCAGCTGGAGGGTGCCGGGCGCGCGCCGCGGCGACCGGTCGGCCCGCACGCGGTCGCCGTGCCGGCGGTGGCGCTGGCGCTGGCCGCGGTGCACGCGACCCTGGGCCTGCTCGCGTACCGCAACTTCCGGGTCGGCTCGTGGGACCTGCTGCTCTTCGACGAGACGGTCAGGGGCTACGCCGGGTGGGGGTCCCCGGTCCAGCCCGCCCTCGGTGTCCACCTCGACGTCGGGCCCGACCTCATCGCGCTCGGCGACCACTTCTCCCCGATCCTCGTGCTGCTCGCGCCGCTCTACTGGGTCTGGGACGACCCGCGGATGCTGATCCTGGCCCAGGCCGCGCTGATCGCGGTGTCCATCGGCCTCGCCTGGGTGATCGCCCGCCGGGCGCTGGGACCCGGCATCGCGTACGCGGTGGCCGTCGCGACCGGGCTGGCCTGGCCGCTGCAGGAGGCGTCCGTAGTCGGCTTCCATGAAGTCCTCTTTGCCGTACCTCTGATCCTGCTTGCCTGCGAGCGGCTGCAAGCCCACCGGCCCGGCCAGGCCGCCGCCTGGGCCGCCTCCCTGATGCTGGTCAAGGAGGACATGGGCTTCGTCACGGTCATGTTCGGGGTGCTGCTCGCGCTGCGCGGTCAGCGCCGGCTGGGCGCCGGTCTCGCCGCCGCGGGGCTGCTGGGGGCGTACCTCTCGACCTCGGTCATCGTGCCGGCGTTCTACGGGCACGGGTCCCCGGACGGCGACTACTACGAGGCGTTCTTCGCCGCGCTGCCCGACCCGGTGGAGACGCTGGAGGTCATCTTCACGCCGGTGCAGAAGGAGGAGACCGTCCTCTGGCTGCTGGCGCCCTTCGCGTTCCTGCCGCTCGCGTCGCCGGTCGTGCTGCTCACCCTGCCGCAGCTGGGGGAGAGGGCCATCTCCTCCAACCCCAACCACTGGGGCCTCGAGCAGCACTACAACGCGGTGCTCCTCCCGGTCCTCGTCGTCGCCGCGGTCGAGGCCGCCCGTCGGCTGCCGCTGCGCTGGCGGCAGGCGTTCGCGGCGTACGCGGTGCTGGCCGCCGTCGTGCTCTGCGCGAGGTTCCCCTTCGCCGACCTGGCCGACCGCGAGACCTGGCGGCTGGACGCGCACGAGCGGGCGGCCGCCCAGGCCGTGGCGGCGGTGCCCGACGGCGTGACGGTCGAGGCGGACAACGAGATCGGCCCGCACCTGGCGGACCGGGGGACCGTGCTGCTCCTGGACAAGACGCCCCGCGACGCCCCGTGGGTGGTCGTCGACGTGGCCCGCTCGTCGTTCCCGATCGACTCCCTGGCGGTCCAGCGCGACCGCGTCGCCCTGTTGCAGTCGCGCGGCTACGAGCTGGTGCTGGACAACGGCAGCTACGCCGTGCTGCGCCGGCCGTGA
- a CDS encoding WapI family immunity protein has product MLEGEDGAALRLVPSAYEFPAAREEDDANWLVVRGEARAAAGAAWAFSSPCLSTGEAAALGTWLRAAAAGDVAPLPAPADGLWDDTSPGLLTFLEPVLAFSVAAVSGTACTVRAHLSLEAEPPDGLEREPYEYVLRLVVLRAGLLHAAERWEHELAAYPVRLTPPRSRPRRWGRPAGA; this is encoded by the coding sequence TTGCTGGAGGGCGAGGACGGCGCTGCACTGCGGCTTGTCCCTTCGGCGTACGAGTTCCCCGCCGCTCGGGAGGAGGACGACGCGAACTGGCTCGTCGTCCGGGGCGAGGCCCGGGCGGCGGCAGGGGCGGCCTGGGCCTTCTCCAGCCCCTGCCTGTCCACCGGGGAAGCGGCAGCCCTCGGGACCTGGCTGCGAGCGGCTGCGGCCGGGGACGTGGCTCCGCTGCCCGCCCCGGCGGACGGACTGTGGGACGACACCTCGCCCGGGTTGCTGACGTTCCTGGAGCCGGTCCTGGCCTTCAGCGTGGCGGCGGTCTCGGGCACGGCCTGCACGGTGCGAGCGCACCTCTCGCTGGAGGCGGAGCCGCCGGACGGCCTCGAGCGTGAGCCGTACGAGTACGTCCTGAGGCTCGTCGTCCTGCGCGCCGGACTGCTGCACGCGGCCGAGCGGTGGGAGCACGAGCTCGCCGCATACCCGGTGCGGCTCACCCCGCCGCGGAGCAGGCCCCGGCGGTGGGGCCGGCCGGCCGGCGCGTGA
- a CDS encoding LysE family transporter, producing MTTCLPLAQALVTGALAGLALSVPFGALSSMLIDTGMRSTRRVAAAAAGGVALTDFSFALAAGAAGASVTATLQPWERHVHGLSAAVLLALAAYSLVGARSPAPPGPAGPGSGLRACLRFVAVTAADPLTALTLATAASTLGSTSALTAACFALGCGLVSVSWHSALALGGNAIGRRLSPTARRRAGYAGAATTVALALHLAVSAA from the coding sequence ATGACCACCTGCCTGCCGCTGGCCCAGGCCCTCGTCACCGGCGCGCTCGCCGGCCTGGCGCTGTCGGTGCCCTTCGGTGCGCTCAGCTCGATGCTGATCGACACCGGCATGCGCTCGACGCGCCGGGTCGCCGCGGCAGCGGCCGGCGGGGTGGCCCTGACCGACTTCTCCTTCGCACTCGCCGCCGGCGCCGCAGGCGCGTCCGTCACGGCCACCCTGCAGCCGTGGGAGCGGCACGTCCACGGGCTCTCCGCCGCGGTGCTCCTCGCCCTCGCGGCGTACTCACTGGTCGGCGCGCGCAGCCCGGCGCCGCCGGGCCCGGCCGGGCCGGGCAGCGGGCTGCGCGCCTGCCTTCGCTTCGTCGCCGTCACCGCCGCCGACCCGCTGACCGCCCTCACACTGGCGACCGCTGCCTCCACCCTGGGCAGCACCTCCGCCCTCACCGCGGCCTGCTTCGCCCTCGGGTGCGGCCTCGTGTCCGTCTCCTGGCACAGCGCCCTCGCGCTCGGCGGCAACGCCATCGGGCGCCGCCTGTCGCCCACGGCCCGGCGACGGGCCGGATATGCGGGAGCTGCCACCACGGTGGCCCTCGCACTCCACCTCGCGGTCTCGGCCGCATGA
- a CDS encoding TIGR03089 family protein, translating into MASPDTPIGLLRNALTADPARPFVTFYDDSTGERVELSVLTFDNWVAKTANLLQDELAVTPGQTLALVLPAHWQAPVWLLAAWSVGLEVTPARPGDPLPQADVIVTGPESLDDAVAAGAGEVVALSLRPALLAATTPGPALPAGVIDGDAEVPPQGDRFLAYAPPAPDAPALDCQDQALTAAGLARSGRDAAARLGARPGARLLTGRAFDTAEAIVEALLVPLAVGGSLVLCRNADPAAADARRDVEQVDLVV; encoded by the coding sequence GTGGCCTCCCCCGACACCCCCATCGGCCTGCTGCGGAACGCGCTGACCGCGGACCCAGCCCGGCCTTTCGTCACGTTCTACGACGACTCGACCGGTGAGCGGGTCGAGCTGTCGGTGCTGACGTTCGACAACTGGGTCGCGAAGACCGCCAACCTGCTGCAGGACGAGCTCGCCGTCACGCCCGGCCAGACGCTCGCGCTCGTCCTGCCCGCGCACTGGCAGGCCCCGGTGTGGCTCCTGGCGGCCTGGTCGGTGGGGCTCGAGGTGACCCCGGCACGCCCCGGCGACCCGCTGCCGCAGGCCGACGTGATCGTCACCGGCCCGGAGAGCCTCGACGACGCGGTCGCGGCCGGGGCGGGCGAGGTCGTCGCGCTCAGCCTGCGGCCCGCGCTGCTGGCGGCGACGACGCCCGGGCCGGCTCTGCCCGCGGGCGTGATCGACGGGGACGCGGAGGTCCCCCCGCAGGGCGACCGCTTCCTCGCCTACGCCCCGCCGGCGCCCGACGCCCCGGCCCTGGACTGCCAGGACCAGGCGCTCACCGCCGCCGGGCTCGCCCGGTCCGGGCGCGACGCCGCGGCCCGGTTGGGGGCCCGCCCCGGCGCACGCCTCCTGACCGGGCGGGCCTTCGACACCGCCGAGGCGATCGTGGAAGCGCTGCTGGTGCCGCTCGCCGTGGGCGGGTCCCTGGTGCTGTGCCGCAACGCCGACCCCGCCGCGGCCGACGCCCGGCGCGACGTGGAGCAGGTCGACCTGGTGGTGTGA